The window CGCCAGCCAGAGCAGCAGTCCGTTGGTCGGATGAGCGCTGATATGATAGATCTGGGCAACCAGTCCAATGGCCGCGCCAAAGGCCAGGAGACCAATCAGCAACAGACCGCGCGCCGCCAGCGGATGCGGTCGAACAAAGTAAAAGACAAAGGTTGCGCTGTGGATTGCAACCAGCGCCGCGAGAATCTGGATCAGCCGCGATGTTGGCGACATAGCTGCCCAGTTCGCTGAGTAGAACAGGATCAATCCCAGGCCAATGAGCAGCGCCGCCATTCCAATCAAAATGGCCGGCAGTCGGATGCGAACGCCGCCTCCCGATCGGGCTTTGGCCGCTGCCTGCAACTGCTGCAACTCGCTGCGATATTCTGCGGCAATGCGCTCGCTCTGCTGGCCATCGATCAGGCCGCGCTGTGGCCAGCGTGTTAGCTCGACCAGCAGCGTCTCAATCCACTGAATGCGGTTCATTTCTTCCTCGCCAGGTTTAGACGGCGCCGTGCAGCGCCTGGTGCGATGGCAGACGCGCTATTTTCCCGCGACGCTGCATCATCTCCGATAGTATGCCATACAGAAAATCTTCCAGCGCCGACTGCACAGCCGGCCCCTCCAGCGCGCCCAGGGCGAGAGCGATGGCCTCGCCGCTGGACAGCCCCTCTTGCAGGTGCTGACGGCGCAAGGCGAATCGCTGCCGTACGCCTTCGGGCAAGCGCACGCTGCTGACGTTTTCCATGCCCGGCAGCCGTCGGAAAAACTTTCGCGTCTGACCCCACGCTCCGTCGGGCACAATCAACTGCAGCGGCCCTTTCCACTGCGCTGCCCATTGCGCCGTGAGCTCCGGGGCGCCCGCCGATGGATAGAGGTAGAGTCTTTTGGCGCCCGCTTGCCGCGGCGCCAGGTCTTCGCTGCGCAATGGCCCCTCGGGATTGCCATGCAGGACGATGCGCGCCCCGGGCAATGCCAGGCAGGCCAGACGCGCTGTATT of the Leptospirales bacterium genome contains:
- a CDS encoding DTW domain-containing protein; amino-acid sequence: MARRPPLSERCPSCFLRRSLCPCARLPQIAARCELLVVMHASMRKWTSNTARLACLALPGARIVLHGNPEGPLRSEDLAPRQAGAKRLYLYPSAGAPELTAQWAAQWKGPLQLIVPDGAWGQTRKFFRRLPGMENVSSVRLPEGVRQRFALRRQHLQEGLSSGEAIALALGALEGPAVQSALEDFLYGILSEMMQRRGKIARLPSHQALHGAV